The following proteins are co-located in the Scomber scombrus chromosome 2, fScoSco1.1, whole genome shotgun sequence genome:
- the ccsapa gene encoding centriole, cilia and spindle-associated protein, which produces MSDSDQARAITSTMVTKKIRTEYMKKFRDPKWETFSKCYEDSLKYRLTRRVMEHSHKPWFWEGWDNSSDSSGWSTPRVTRNKVAPLSVPLQPPMASVVKQKMRELKSSPKPPPSEDGEAEVGAAEEPAADAAPNTAVVENCVNETNNASAAAAPNSSGPADETLTDNGPADTASSDGEPVNPAPKRRYRRRTPRSELGHRDSSHDNKPAAVRKPSRAKSQPPSCCKEKENWRPSSQLDLSERQMESHTADACVQTRRESDKRISNLDRRRARSADLEKLRRSQLTVADDRWMTEYMRCFSARLR; this is translated from the exons ATGAG TGATTCGGACCAGGCACGGGCTATAACGAGCACCATGGTGACCAAGAAGATCCGCACAGAATACATGAAGAAGTTCAGGGATCCCAAATGGGAGACCTTCTCCAAATGCTACGAGGACTCTCTGAAGTACCGTCTGACCCGGCGGGTGATGGAGCATTCACACAAACCCTGGTTCTGGGAGGGCTGGGACAACAGCTCCGACTCCAGCGGCTGGTCCACGCCGAGAGTGACCCGGAACAAAGTGGCCCCCCTGTCCGTCCCTCTGCAGCCACCGATGGCCTCAGTGGTCAAACAGAAGATGCGGGAGCTGAAGTCCAGCCCCAAACCGCCGCCTTCTGAGGACGGAGAGGCTGAAGTGGGAGCAGCTGAAGAACCAGCTGCAGACGCTGCACCGAACACAG CCGTTGTAGAAAACTGCGTGAATGAAACCAACAACGCTTCAGCAGCAGCGGCTCCAAACAGCAGCGGACCGGCAGATGAAACGCTGACAGACAACGGTCCGGCCGACACAGCGTCTTCTGACGGGGAGCCGGTAAACCCGGCGCCCAAACGACGTTACCGCCGCCGCACTCCTCGCTCCGAGCTGGGACACCGAGACAGTTCCCATGACAACAAACCGGCTGCTGTCCGCAAACCTTCGAGAGCAAAGAGCCAACCGCCGTCCTGCTGCAAGGAGAAGGAGAACTGGCGGCCGTCTAGTCAGCTGGACTTAtctgagagacagatggag AGCCACACGGCCGACGCCTGCGTTCAGACCCGCCGAGAGTCCGACAAGCGGATCTCCAACCTGGACCGGAGGCGTGCGCGGTCAGCTGACCTGGAGAAGCTGAGGCGGTCGCAGCTGACGGTGGCGGACGACCGCTGGATGACGGAGTACATGCGCTGCTTCTCCGCCCGGCTGAGGTAG
- the LOC133997852 gene encoding histone H1-like, translating to MAEEAPAPAVASPAKAAKKKAAPKPKKSGPSVSELIVQAVSASKERSGVSLAALKKALAAGGYDVDKNKARVKTAVKSLVAKETLVQTKGTGASGSFKMNKKAEPKPVKKVAPKAKKPAAKKPAVAKKPKTAAKKTAVAKKSPKKVKKPAAAKKATKSPKKPAAKSPKKAAKSPKKVVKKAPAAKKAPAKKVAKPKAKKAAPKKK from the coding sequence ATGGCAGAAGAAGCTCCAGCTCCCGCCGTCGCCTCCCCGGCTAAAGCCGCCAAGAAGAAGGCAGCACCAAAGCCCAAGAAGAGCGGCCCCAGCGTCAGCGAGCTGATCGTTCAAGCTGTGTCCGCCTCCAAGGAGCGGAGCGGAGTGTCTCTGGCCGCCCTGAAGAAGGCTCTGGCTGCCGGAGGTTACGATGTGGACAAGAACAAGGCCCGCGTCAAGACCGCCGTCAAGAGCCTGGTGGCCAAAGAGACTCTGGTCCAGACCAAGGGGACCGGGGCCTCCGGCTCCTTCAAGATGAACAAGAAGGCTGAGCCCAAGCCCGTAAAGAAAGTCGCTCCTAAAGCCAAGAAGCCCGCCGCCAAGAAACCCGCAGTGGCTAAGAAGCCCAAGACAGCAGCCAAGAAGACAGCAGTTGCTAAGAAATCCCCGAAGAAGGTGAAGAAGCCCGCAGCGGCCAAGAAAGCAACCAAAAGCCCCAAGAAGCCCGCAGCCAAGAGTCCCAAGAAGGCAGCAAAGAGCCCAAAGAAAGTGGTGAAAAAGGCTCCAGCAGCCAAGAAAGCCCCCGCTAAGAAGGTGGCCAAGCCCAAAGCCAAGAAGGCAGCACCCAAGAAGAAGTAA
- the LOC133997870 gene encoding histone H3 encodes MARTKQTARKSTGGKAPRKQLATKAARKSAPATGGVKKPHRYRPGTVALREIRRYQKSTELLIRKLPFQRLVREIAQDFKTDLRFQSSAVMALQEASEAYLVGLFEDTNLCAIHAKRVTIMPKDIQLARRIRGERA; translated from the coding sequence ATGGCAAGAACCAAGCAGACCGCTCGTAAATCCACCGGAGGCAAAGCCCCCAGGAAGCAGCTGGCCACCAAGGCTGCCCGTAAGAGCGCCCCGGCCACCGGCGGAGTGAAGAAGCCTCACCGTTACAGGCCCGGTACCGTGGCTCTCAGAGAGATCCGTCGTTACCAGAAATCCACCGAGCTGCTGATCCGCAAGCTGCCCTTCCAGCGTCTGGTCAGAGAAATCGCTCAGGACTTCAAGACCGACCTGCGCTTCCAGAGCTCCGCCGTCATGGCTCTGCAGGAGGCCAGCGAGGCTTACCTGGTCGGCCTGTTCGAGGACACCAACCTGTGCGCCATCCACGCCAAGAGGGTCACCATCATGCCCAAAGACATCCAGCTGGCCCGCCGTATCCGCGGAGAGAGAGCTTAA
- the LOC133997901 gene encoding histone H2B 1/2-like, whose product MPEPAKSAPKKGSKKAVAKTAGKGGKKKRKTRKESYAIYVYKVLKQVHPDTGISSKAMGIMNSFVGDIFERIAGEASRLAHYNKRSTITSREIQTAVRLLLPGELAKHAVSEGTKAVTKYTSSK is encoded by the coding sequence ATGCCTGAACCAGCGAAGTCTGCGCCCAAGAAGGGCTCTAAGAAAGCGGTCGCAAAGACCGCCGGAAAGGGAggcaagaagaagaggaagacaagGAAGGAGAGTTACGCCATCTATGTGTACAAGGTGCTGAAGCAGGTCCACCCTGACACTGGTATCTCCTCCAAGGCCATGGGCATCATGAACTCCTTTGTTGGAGACATCTTTGAGCGTATTGCTGGTGAGGCTTCCCGCCTTGCTCACTACAACAAGCGCTCCACCATCACCTCCAGGGAGATCCAGACCGCCGTCCGCCTGCTGCTGCCCGGTGAGCTGGCCAAACACGCCGTGTCCGAGGGCACCAAGGCCGTCACCAAGTACACCAGCTCCAAGTAA
- the LOC133997841 gene encoding histone H1-like yields the protein MAEEAPAPAVASPAKAAKKKAAPKPKKSGPSVSELIVQAVSASKERSGVSLAALKKALAAGGYDVDKNKARVKTAVKSLVAKETLVQTKGTGASGSFKMNKKAEPKPVKKVAPKAKKPAAKKPAVAKKPKTAAKKTAVAKKSPKKVKKPAAAKKAAKSPKKPAAKSPKKAAKSPKKVVKKAPAAKKAPAKKVAKPKTKKAAPKKK from the coding sequence ATGGCAGAAGAAGCTCCAGCTCCCGCCGTCGCCTCCCCGGCTAAAGCCGCCAAGAAGAAGGCAGCACCAAAGCCCAAGAAGAGCGGCCCCAGCGTCAGCGAGCTGATCGTTCAAGCTGTGTCCGCCTCCAAGGAGCGGAGCGGAGTGTCTCTGGCCGCCCTGAAGAAGGCTCTGGCTGCCGGAGGTTACGATGTGGACAAGAACAAGGCCCGCGTCAAGACCGCCGTCAAGAGCCTGGTGGCCAAAGAGACTCTGGTCCAGACCAAGGGGACCGGGGCCTCCGGCTCCTTCAAGATGAACAAGAAGGCTGAGCCCAAGCCCGTAAAGAAAGTTGCTCCTAAAGCCAAGAAGCCCGCCGCCAAGAAACCCGCAGTGGCTAAGAAGCCCAAGACAGCAGCCAAGAAGACAGCAGTTGCTAAGAAATCCCCGAAGAAGGTGAAGAAGCCCGCAGCGGCCAAGAAAGCAGCCAAGAGCCCCAAGAAGCCCGCAGCCAAGAGCCCCAAGAAGGCTGCAAAGAGCCCCAAGAAAGTGGTGAAAAAGGCTCCAGCAGCCAAGAAAGCCCCCGCTAAGAAGGTGGCCAAGCCCAAAACCAAGAAGGCAGCACCCAAGAAGAAGTAA
- the LOC133997956 gene encoding histone H4 gives MSGRGKGGKGLGKGGAKRHRKVLRDNIQGITKPAIRRLARRGGVKRISGLIYEETRGVLKVFLENVIRDAVTYTEHAKRKTVTAMDVVYALKRQGRTLYGFGG, from the coding sequence ATGAGTGGAAGAGGCAAAGGAGGAAAGGGGCTCGGTAAAGGAGGCGCTAAGCGTCACCGTAAAGTCCTCCGTGATAACATCCAGGGAATCACCAAACCCGCCATCCGCCGTCTGGCTCGCCGCGGTGGAGTGAAGCGTATCTCCGGTCTGATTTACGAGGAGACCCGCGGTGTGCTGAAGGTCTTCCTGGAGAATGTGATCCGGGACGCCGTCACCTACACCGAGCACGCCAAGAGAAAGACCGTGACCGCCATGGATGTGGTTTATGCTCTGAAGAGACAGGGCCGCACTCTGTACGGCTTCGGAGGTTAA
- the LOC133997881 gene encoding histone H2A-like isoform X2, which yields MSGRGKTGGKARAKAKTRSSRAGLQFPILELAGNAARDNKKTRIIPRHLQLAVRNDEELNKLLGGVTIAQGGVLPNIQAVLLPKKTEKPAKK from the exons atgAGCGGAAGAGGTAAAACCGGAGGCAAGGCCCGTGCTAAGGCAAAGACCCGCTCTTCCAGGGCCGGGCTCCAGTTCCCA ATCCTGGAGCTGGCTGGAAACGCTGCCCGCGACAACAAGAAGACAAGAATCATCCCCCGTCACCTGCAGCTGGCTGTCCGCAACGACGAGGAGCTCAACAAGCTGCTGGGCGGAGTGACCATCGCTCAGGGTGGTGTGCTGCCCAACATCCAGGCTGTGCTGCTGCCCAAGAAGACCGAGAAACCCGCCAAGAAGTAA
- the LOC133997912 gene encoding histone H2B 3-like: protein MPDPVKAPKKGSKKAVSKATKTGKKKRKTRKESYAIYVYKVLKQVHPDTGISSKAMGIMNSFVGDIFERIAGESARLAHYNKRSTITSREIQTAVRLLLPGELAKHAVSEGTKAVTKYTSSK, encoded by the coding sequence ATGCCTGATCCAGTTAAAGCACCGAAGAAAGGTTCAAAGAAGGCCGTCTCCAAGGCGACCAAGACCggcaagaagaagagaaagaccaGGAAGGAGAGCTACGCCATCTATGTGTACAAGGTGTTGAAGCAGGTTCATCCCGACACTGGTATCTCCTCCAAGGCCATGGGCATCATGAACTCCTTTGTTGGAGACATCTTTGAGCGTATTGCTGGTGAGTCTGCCCGCCTTGCTCACTACAACAAGCGCTCCACCATCACCTCCAGGGAGATCCAGACCGCCGTCCGCCTGCTGCTGCCCGGTGAGCTGGCCAAACACGCCGTGTCCGAGGGCACCAAGGCCGTCACCAAGTACACCAGCTCCAAGTAA
- the LOC133997881 gene encoding histone H2A-like isoform X1: protein MSGRGKTGGKARAKAKTRSSRAGLQFPVGRVHRHLRKGNYAQRVGAGAPVYLAAVLEYLTAEILELAGNAARDNKKTRIIPRHLQLAVRNDEELNKLLGGVTIAQGGVLPNIQAVLLPKKTEKPAKK, encoded by the coding sequence atgAGCGGAAGAGGTAAAACCGGAGGCAAGGCCCGTGCTAAGGCAAAGACCCGCTCTTCCAGGGCCGGGCTCCAGTTCCCAGTCGGTCGTGTCCACAGACATCTGAGGAAGGGCAACTATGCCCAGCGTGTCGGTGCCGGAGCTCCCGTCTACCTGGCGGCTGTGCTGGAGTACCTGACCGCTGAGATCCTGGAGCTGGCTGGAAACGCTGCCCGCGACAACAAGAAGACAAGAATCATCCCCCGTCACCTGCAGCTGGCTGTCCGCAACGACGAGGAGCTCAACAAGCTGCTGGGCGGAGTGACCATCGCTCAGGGTGGTGTGCTGCCCAACATCCAGGCTGTGCTGCTGCCCAAGAAGACCGAGAAACCCGCCAAGAAGTAA
- the LOC133997928 gene encoding histone H4 → MSGRGKGGKGLGKGGAKRHRKVLRDNIQGITKPAIRRLARRGGVKRISGLIYEETRGVLKVFLENVIRDAVTYTEHAKRKTVTAMDVVYALKRQGRTLYGFGG, encoded by the coding sequence ATGAGTGGAAGAGGCAAAGGAGGGAAGGGGCTCGGTAAAGGTGGTGCAAAGCGTCACCGTAAAGTCCTCCGTGATAACATCCAGGGAATCACCAAACCCGCCATCCGCCGTCTGGCTCGCCGCGGTGGAGTGAAGCGTATCTCCGGTCTGATCTACGAGGAGACCCGCGGTGTGCTGAAGGTCTTCCTGGAGAATGTGATCCGGGACGCCGTCACCTACACCGAGCACGCCAAGAGGAAGACCGTGACCGCCATGGATGTGGTTTATGCTCTGAAGAGACAGGGCCGCACTTTGTACGGCTTCGGAGGTTAA